AATGTAGATCAATCATCCCTGATTGACTCATAAAAGACTTAATCGAGGACGATTAATCTACGTTATCAATCCAAATCAATGTAGATCAATCATCCCTGATTGACTTATAAAAGACTTAATCGAGGACGATTAATCTACGTTATCAATCCATATCAATGTAGATCAATCATCCCTGATTGACTCATAAAAGACTTAATCGAGGACGATTAATCTACGTTATCAATCCAAATCAATGTAGGTCAATCATCCCTGATTGACTTATAAAAGACTTAATCGAGGACGATTAATCTACGTTATGAGCACAAAGTCTACCATGTTCACAAAATATCTGTTCATGCAGTTTTTCCTGCTGGTATCATGAAGCCTTTATAACTAATCACAAGTTCAAGCTATTATTCTTTACAAAATATCTGTGATTTACTGAATGTATTTCTGGAGGAAAAATATGAATAAAATAGAGAAGTTAGCCAGAAAGATATTTCAGATTGAGGATAATACTCCTTCCCGTTCGGGAGGAGGGCACGTGGTCAGTCTGCACTCAGTGATAGACCGGAGTGAATATCCTGATCAGCTTGTGGAGAAGAATTGCGAATTAAACGGGTTTATTGACCATACGATATTAAAACCAGATGCTACAGATGAAGATATCCTCAAAATCTGCCGGGAAGTGGAATTACACCGTTTTGCCAGTGTGTGCCTTAATCCGTGCTGGGTGAGTCTGGCAGCAGAAAATCTACCTGATGGCATTGTGTGTACCGTAATAGGATTTCCTCTGGGTGCAAATAGTTCTGTAATGAAGGCATTTGAAGCGCGGCTGGCTATTGAGAATGGTGCCAAGGAAATAGATATGGTTATTAATATCGGACAATTAAAATCAGGTAATTATGACCTTGTATATCAGGATATTGCTATTGTGAGCGATACCTGTATTCAGAATAGAGCACTTCTTAAAGTAATAATAGAGACCTGTCTGCTGACTGAAGACGAAAAGATCATCGCCTGCCTGCTGGCAAAGAAAGCGGGAGCTGACTTTGTGAAAACTTCTACAGGTTTTTCTTCCGGTGGAGCCAATGTGGAAGATGTACGCCTGATGCGGAAAGTGGTAGGTAATAAGATGGGAGTGAAAGCCTCAGGCGGAGTACGCACGGAAGCAGATGCCCGGGCTATGATCGCAGCAGGAGCAAACAGGATAGGCGCATCCAGCGGAATTAAGATAGTGGATCAGCAATTAGATATAATGGGGAGTCTGGAGCATAAATGAAAGTAGAAATAGCGGGATATAATCTTGACTACAGTCAAATCCAGCAATTGGAAAACCAGCAGCAGGCAACTCCAGAGACCATTTCAGCAGCCTATGCCAGGATATCACGCAGTAAGAAGAGTGTGGGTGACCTGCGCAAAGCAGCTTTGGCGGATGTAGCCAAGGCAAGATCATCTAATCAGAATATTGTATTTGAGATGGGGCATGCTTCTGTTGCAGAGCATGCAGTATTTAATTTTGATATCACGGGTATCTCACGGCTGCTGGTGGAAGATATACAGCGGAGTCGATTGGCATCTTTCACTGAGAAATCACAGAGATATGTAACCCTTAAGGGTGATTATTATCTGCCAGCGGAAATCATCGGTACTGAGCTGGAACCCAGATTTAAACATGTAATAGAAAGGCAGAATAAATTATATACTACTTTATATAAAAGAGCGGGAGAGCATCTGCAGAAGACTGGATTTGCCGGCACTAAGAGTGAATTAAATGGTAAAGCCAAGGAAGATGCACGCTACGTGCTGGCATTAGCCACGCAGACGCAGTTTGGCATGACTATCAATGCCCGATCTATGGAGCGATTATTACAGCGGTTGGATAAAAATGAGCTGGCAGAAGCAAAGCAGCTCAGGGAAGCACTCTGGCAGCAGGCAAGCAGTATTGCCCCTTCGCTGGTGCGTTATACCAAATGTGAAGAATGCGAGAAGCGTTATTTTGATAGATTACCTTATATAGAAAGCGAGAGATTGAACCAGCAGGTGAAATTCGTAAGCATGACCCCGAGTGCAGAAAACTGGATACTGGCAGGGATGATCTTTGAGAATAGCGGTAATGATATCAGGTCAATATATGAGCAGGTGCTGCTATTGAGTGATGAAGAGAAAGCAGAGATATATAAAGAGATGCTGAGGGGGCTAACGCCCTGGCAGAGGATGCCGCGAGCATTTGAACTGGCAGATATCAGCTTTAATCTCCTGATCTCATCATCCTGTTTTGGGCAATTAAAAAGGCATCGGATGTCCACTATCCTGCGCAGTAGTTATCATCCGGAAAACGGCTTTATCATCCCGCCATTGATCAGAGAAATTGGTGGTATGGAATTGATAATGCCAGTGGTGGAAGAAACTGAAGAGCTGTATTATAAACTTGAGAAGGTAAAACCTGGATTGGGGAATTATATTTTGACCAATGGACATCGGCTGGCAGTATTATTTAAGGCAAACCTGAGAGAATTATATCATTTTTCAAGACTTCGCTCAGATGCTCATGCCCAGTGGGAGATCAGAGAAGTATCCCAGCAGATAGACGCTATTATCCAGGAGAAATTACCTTATGCAGGAGCTTTGATCATGGGTAAGGATGAATATACAGGTAAAACCAGATTTGGAGAAGATAAATGAAAGCAAGAGTTTATGTAACAAGACGATTGCCCGAAAGCGTAATGAAGGAACTGGAAGCTATTTATGAAGTGAAGTGCAATCCCTATGACCGGAATATGGAGCAGGACGAGTTTAAGGAAGCTATCCAAAACTGCGACCTGATCATCACCATGCTGGCAGACGGGATAGGCAGGGATATAATTGAACTGAACCCTGATCTTAAGGGAATCTGTAATTATGCAGTGGGCTATAATAATATTGATGTGCAGGCAGCAACAGAGAAGGGGATACCCGTGTGCAATACACCGGGAGTACTCACTGAAACAACTGCTGATCTCACCTGGGCACTGATATTTGCCGCTGCCCGGCGGATAGTGGAAGCAGATAGATATACCAGGGCAGGTAATTTTACCGGCTGGGCTCCCATGCTGATGCAGGGACAGGACATCTATGGTAAAACCCTGGGGATAATTGGAGCTGGCAGGATTGGAGAAGCAGTAGCCCGGAGGTCAATGGGTTTTGGGATGAAGGTTATCTATCATAATCATCATGAAAATGAATGGATGAATGAGCATTTGCAGGCAAAAAATAAGTCTCTGGAAGAAGTGCTGAGAGAAAGCGATATTATCTCCCTGCACATTCCTTATAACCAGGAAACGCATCATTTGATAGACGCTGAGCAGATAAGAATGATGAAGCCGACTGTTGTGCTGATCAATACTGCCCGAGGGAGAGTTATCAATGAGCAGGCGCTTATCAAGGCACTGCAAGCT
This genomic interval from Candidatus Stygibacter australis contains the following:
- the deoC gene encoding deoxyribose-phosphate aldolase, whose translation is MNKIEKLARKIFQIEDNTPSRSGGGHVVSLHSVIDRSEYPDQLVEKNCELNGFIDHTILKPDATDEDILKICREVELHRFASVCLNPCWVSLAAENLPDGIVCTVIGFPLGANSSVMKAFEARLAIENGAKEIDMVINIGQLKSGNYDLVYQDIAIVSDTCIQNRALLKVIIETCLLTEDEKIIACLLAKKAGADFVKTSTGFSSGGANVEDVRLMRKVVGNKMGVKASGGVRTEADARAMIAAGANRIGASSGIKIVDQQLDIMGSLEHK
- the thyX gene encoding FAD-dependent thymidylate synthase, whose translation is MKVEIAGYNLDYSQIQQLENQQQATPETISAAYARISRSKKSVGDLRKAALADVAKARSSNQNIVFEMGHASVAEHAVFNFDITGISRLLVEDIQRSRLASFTEKSQRYVTLKGDYYLPAEIIGTELEPRFKHVIERQNKLYTTLYKRAGEHLQKTGFAGTKSELNGKAKEDARYVLALATQTQFGMTINARSMERLLQRLDKNELAEAKQLREALWQQASSIAPSLVRYTKCEECEKRYFDRLPYIESERLNQQVKFVSMTPSAENWILAGMIFENSGNDIRSIYEQVLLLSDEEKAEIYKEMLRGLTPWQRMPRAFELADISFNLLISSSCFGQLKRHRMSTILRSSYHPENGFIIPPLIREIGGMELIMPVVEETEELYYKLEKVKPGLGNYILTNGHRLAVLFKANLRELYHFSRLRSDAHAQWEIREVSQQIDAIIQEKLPYAGALIMGKDEYTGKTRFGEDK
- a CDS encoding D-glycerate dehydrogenase, encoding MKARVYVTRRLPESVMKELEAIYEVKCNPYDRNMEQDEFKEAIQNCDLIITMLADGIGRDIIELNPDLKGICNYAVGYNNIDVQAATEKGIPVCNTPGVLTETTADLTWALIFAAARRIVEADRYTRAGNFTGWAPMLMQGQDIYGKTLGIIGAGRIGEAVARRSMGFGMKVIYHNHHENEWMNEHLQAKNKSLEEVLRESDIISLHIPYNQETHHLIDAEQIRMMKPTVVLINTARGRVINEQALIKALQAKQIAAAGLDVYYNEPEVPDEMKALDNVVIVPHIGSASFETRVRMAELVRDCAAACLAGEMPPEIVNPEVMEGNR